ATTCCAGGAAATCATCAAACATCATCAAGCTGCCTATCAAAGACTTGTATACTGCACTActacttcttcctctctttccatcataaaattcatttcatcaaacacttttTCCCCTTTGTGTACAACTAAAACTATGAATTCAAACGTTTGTGCAAACAAAACCTTGGTTTCCGAAATAGTTACAAACACGATCGTGTTGAACAACCCACCTTTATACTTTTGTGACCACTGGGAGTAAAACATGTTTTCAGTACAAACACAATAATGAATAGAGGGACCAGCGCGGATAATGGATGAGATTTGCAACTCAACGGAAAAACAGgccataaataaatataaataaatataaataaataaataaataaactgtGTCCAAAGAGAAGGGTTCGAATGGAAGCGTGTCAACGAGATGTAGACACTTTGATGTGTAATTTTGTAGGAGTAGCAGGAAGAAATTGGAATGCAGAGGTATCAGTTATTGTCCCCTGTTCCCACTGTAGCTAAACAGATTCAGATTCAGATTCAAATTCCACTAACGATTACTTCCATTATACCCCGCGCAATTTTAGCTTAGTAATGCGTAAAAGAATGTTCATTGTCACACTAATCAATCTTTCTCATTCTACACAAAGTCACCCAAAAAACATAGCAAATATATCTTAAGCAAAGAGCGAGTACATCATTATAAATGCACCATTTAGTTATTGAAGACCGTAGAGTCTTAATTTAACTTCCCTAGTCCGTTGTGTTCATTGGTTAATTCGAAAAACAGCACACTCATATCTTCCGACAAGAGAATTCAATAATTTAAGCTGGCCGGCTGTCCCATTATGAAGTGTCTTTACCCCTGAAAGCATATCCTTGAAGacaaaaaattgtttcattttgaACATACACTTAGGCCTATGAATAAATACTCTGAATTACAAGGTTAAACCTAATTTAGAAGGAGAAATGAAGTAGAGCAACAAACGCAGGAATGTCTTATTGATGATAAATATACAGATACATGTTTGATACACTGCTACTCTACCCTTACACCTTCTTACTTACAATTCACCAACCACTACCCAGCTCACCTAAGCAAACACTTAAAAGAAGCTAAACCAAAAAGCTAGCTCGCGTGAACTGCAGCACAACCTCATCTCAACCTCGCTTCATTCCTTACATACACCCATCATTCATACCTACACACAAAACactaaacaaaaatgaatacaGAAAAGGCCAAAAGAGCTGCTGCTGATCTGAGAAAATGCATCATCTCATTTCTCACACATCGTAAGGAGAAGAAGGGCCTGATCTGTTCTGCCCTCGTTTCTCGTACGCGTCTGATGCCGACCTTCTTCGAAACCGAGACGAATCTTTTCCTCCTAAAAACATGCACACACATCAGATCAGTACCACACTTCCCCCAATTTCACAAACACAAAATCTAAATCATGCCCCAATCTAAATCATAATATAAGCCACTTGGCTGCTCTAGTTGTGAAATTGACACATGGGTTGAGTTGGATCCCAATATGTGGATATCACTGTATAGTGCTCATACATACTGTAACTAACTAAGGTGCTATTCTACTAATGTGGACAACTACATAGATACCATAATTCATAACTACTCTCACCAATCCCCCCACTACAAAAGGACAAAATATTTGCTACCTGAAATTAAGAAACACCGTTTacgttttaattatttaattatttaattaattagaccTATTATTTTCACCGTGACAGTAAAAGAGGAGGAAGAAAATAACGACCTTACCGGAAAACGGAGAAACCGGAGGAGTAGAACCGGCGGGAGAAACCGGAGGCGATCCACTCTGATACCCTGGCGGTTTCACGATCATGATACTACGCGTCACTCTCGTCGTTTCTCCCGACGATGATTCGTCACCGTACGATCTCACGCTCCCGCCCTCCGCTTCTGATCAATAGTAAATATGTCTAGTCGTTAGCATATTTTACTCTCttacaaaaaaatatctatCAGCGTTTCAGAGAAAACAATCTTCAATTAAAAGCTATTTGGTTCAGGTGATTTTCGTTTCGTTATATATCCTGTTTATTATATAGATCGTGTGGAATTGATTTATACGATTTGAAGCTTCGAGCTCGAAAGGCGTGTTTAGGGTGCAGATCTGATAGCATGCAACCTGAAACACTCCGATCGATCTCCGATTCAATGGTTAGATTATAACGATGATAGTTATAAGGATAATAACGATGATAAGAGTTGGTTTGACGATTGTAATTGAGGACTCGTGGTCCTTGTGATATGTGTTACAGCGTCGTACCCTTGCCGGAGCTAGGTCGGAAGTTGAAGGTGTGGTGTT
This portion of the Vigna unguiculata cultivar IT97K-499-35 chromosome 6, ASM411807v1, whole genome shotgun sequence genome encodes:
- the LOC114188123 gene encoding dormancy-associated protein homolog 3-like isoform X2, with the translated sequence MALIGRGCISYSETWSLGSPYAGSAKIRLIHMGLLDHLWDDTVAGPRPDNGLSKLRKHHTFNFRPSSGKEAEGGSVRSYGDESSSGETTRVTRSIMIVKPPGYQSGSPPVSPAGSTPPVSPFSGKEEKIRLGFEEGRHQTRTRNEGRTDQALLLLTMYE
- the LOC114188123 gene encoding dormancy-associated protein homolog 3-like isoform X1 encodes the protein MALIGRGCISYSETWSLGSPYAGSAKIRLIHMGLLDHLWDDTVAGPRPDNGLSKLRKHHTFNFRPSSGKEAEGGSVRSYGDESSSGETTRVTRSIMIVKPPGYQSGSPPVSPAGSTPPVSPFSGKEEKIRLGFEEGRHQTRTRNEGRTDQALLLLTMCEK
- the LOC114188123 gene encoding dormancy-associated protein homolog 3-like isoform X3 translates to MALIGRGCISYSETWSLGSPYAGSAKIRLIHMGLLDHLWDDTVAGPRPDNGLSKLRKHHTFNFRPSSGKEAEGGSVRSYGDESSSGETTRVTRSIMIVKPPGYQSGSPPVSPAGSTPPVSPFSGGKDSSRFRRRSASDAYEKRGQNRSGPSSPYDV